A genomic window from Pseudonocardia broussonetiae includes:
- the boxC gene encoding 2,3-epoxybenzoyl-CoA dihydrolase: protein MTTTADPDQAEIPTVSFDREPSSYRHWTLDVQGEVAYLRLDIDEAGGIVPGYELKMNSYDLGVDIELYDATQRLRFEHPGVKAVVLTSAKERNFCAGANIRMLAQSSHPWKVNFCKFTNETRNGIEDATANSGQTWIAALNGTAAGGGYEMALACEQILLIDDNSSAVSLPEVPLLGVLPGTGGLTRVIDKRRVRKDRADVFATKSEGARGKQAVEWKLVDEVIPKRAWDETVAERAATAAAASNRPSDATGVPLPPLQREEDADGIRYRHVTAVFDRDAGLVNITVHGPEGDVPDTVERVHELGAEFWPLAMTRELDDLILRLRANELELGTWILRTKGDVEDALAFERVIEQYSGSDWLVNEIRHYFKRVLKRLDVTSRSLIALIEPGSCFAGALLELALACDRQYMLDGFMEEDSQEGEPAQIVLSASNFGTFPMSNGLSRLGSRFYGDDDTVAKLRQETGRRIEAAEAMELGLVTDAPDDIDWEDEVRIMLEERASLSPDALTGMEANHRFVGPETMESRIFSRLTAWQNWIFVRPNASGPEGALRKYGTGRKADFDRKRV, encoded by the coding sequence ATGACCACCACCGCAGATCCCGACCAGGCCGAGATCCCCACGGTCTCCTTCGACAGGGAGCCGTCGTCGTACCGCCACTGGACGCTCGACGTCCAGGGTGAGGTCGCGTACCTGCGGCTCGACATCGACGAGGCGGGCGGCATCGTCCCCGGCTACGAGCTGAAGATGAACAGCTACGACCTGGGCGTCGACATCGAGCTCTACGACGCCACCCAGCGGCTGCGCTTCGAGCACCCGGGCGTGAAGGCGGTCGTGCTGACCAGCGCCAAGGAGCGCAACTTCTGCGCCGGGGCGAACATCCGGATGCTGGCGCAGTCCAGCCACCCGTGGAAGGTGAACTTCTGCAAGTTCACCAACGAGACCCGCAACGGCATCGAGGACGCCACCGCCAACTCCGGCCAGACCTGGATCGCGGCGCTCAACGGCACCGCGGCGGGCGGCGGCTACGAGATGGCGCTGGCGTGCGAGCAGATCCTGCTCATCGACGACAACTCCTCGGCGGTGTCGCTGCCGGAGGTGCCCCTGCTGGGCGTGCTGCCCGGCACCGGCGGGCTGACCCGGGTCATCGACAAGCGCCGCGTCCGCAAGGACCGCGCCGACGTGTTCGCCACCAAGTCCGAGGGCGCCCGCGGCAAGCAGGCCGTGGAGTGGAAGCTCGTCGACGAGGTCATCCCCAAGCGCGCCTGGGACGAGACCGTCGCCGAGCGCGCCGCCACCGCCGCGGCCGCCTCGAACCGCCCGTCCGACGCCACCGGCGTCCCGCTCCCGCCGCTGCAGCGCGAGGAGGACGCCGACGGGATCCGCTACCGCCACGTCACCGCCGTGTTCGACCGCGACGCGGGCCTGGTGAACATCACCGTGCACGGCCCGGAGGGCGACGTGCCCGACACCGTCGAGCGGGTGCACGAGCTCGGCGCGGAGTTCTGGCCGCTGGCCATGACCCGCGAGCTCGACGACCTGATCCTGCGGCTGCGCGCCAACGAGCTCGAGCTGGGCACCTGGATCCTGCGCACGAAGGGCGACGTCGAGGACGCACTGGCGTTCGAGCGGGTCATCGAGCAGTACTCCGGGTCCGACTGGCTGGTCAACGAGATCCGCCACTACTTCAAGCGCGTCCTCAAGCGCCTCGACGTCACCTCCCGCTCGCTCATCGCGCTGATCGAGCCGGGCTCCTGCTTCGCCGGGGCGCTGCTGGAGCTGGCGCTGGCCTGCGACCGCCAGTACATGCTCGACGGGTTCATGGAAGAGGACTCCCAGGAGGGCGAGCCGGCGCAGATCGTGCTGTCGGCGTCGAACTTCGGGACGTTCCCGATGTCCAACGGGCTGTCCCGGCTGGGTTCGCGCTTCTACGGCGACGACGACACCGTCGCGAAGCTGCGCCAGGAGACCGGGCGCCGGATCGAGGCCGCCGAGGCGATGGAGCTGGGGCTGGTCACCGACGCCCCCGACGACATCGACTGGGAGGACGAGGTCCGGATCATGCTCGAGGAGCGGGCCTCCCTGTCCCCCGACGCCCTGACCGGCATGGAGGCCAACCACCGCTTCGTCGGCCCCGAGACCATGGAGAGCCGCATCTTCAGCCGGCTCACCGCCTGGCAGAACTGGATCTTCGTTCGACCCAACGCGTCCGGCCCTGAGGGCGCGTTGCGCAAGTACGGCACGGGACGCAAGGCCGATTTCGACCGGAAGCGGGTCTGA
- a CDS encoding HNH endonuclease has product MTDQPDRATRLREAIDRDGDRCVWCRRRCTGLVRPTTEHLVPRVKGGPSWRENEVVACSRCNRQRGHAAPADWIAECERRGWSPDVAGVVRSLRALDRAITVRGGQRRARPYLAAQLRRLT; this is encoded by the coding sequence ATGACCGACCAGCCCGACCGCGCCACCCGGCTGCGCGAGGCGATCGACCGCGACGGCGACCGCTGCGTGTGGTGCCGCCGCCGCTGCACCGGACTGGTGCGCCCGACCACCGAGCACCTGGTGCCGCGGGTCAAGGGTGGCCCGTCGTGGCGCGAGAACGAGGTGGTCGCGTGCTCGCGGTGCAACCGCCAGCGCGGGCACGCCGCCCCGGCCGACTGGATCGCCGAGTGCGAGCGCCGCGGGTGGTCGCCCGACGTCGCCGGGGTCGTCCGGTCGCTGCGTGCGCTCGACCGCGCCATCACGGTGCGGGGTGGGCAGCGGCGCGCCCGGCCCTACCTCGCGGCGCAGCTGCGCCGCCTCACTTGA
- the boxB gene encoding benzoyl-CoA 2,3-epoxidase subunit BoxB: MSIDYSEKIPNNVDLAGDRKLQRALESWQPNFINWWKTMGPAVPTEDVYLRTAVDVGREGWAQFGHVAMEEYRWGVFLSEHNADRKIAFGEQKGQPVWQQVPGEFRAELQRLIVIQGDTEPASVEQQRRLGETAPSLYDLRNLFQVNVEEGRHLWAMVYLLHAYFGRNGREEAEALLQRNSGDLDSPRILGAFNEETPDWLSFFMFTYFTDRDGKYQLGTLKESAFDPLSRTCEFMLKEEAHHMFVGTTGIDRVVTRTAELMREHDTDDIAPHGGIPLDVIQKYVNFHYSVSLDLFGSEKSTNAANYFTAGLKGRWQEERRKDDHVLTEDAAHVDLVRDGVVTTEEVSALVALNHDLRNEYVQDCATGMKRWNRVLEKAGLDHRLSLPHVGFNREVGLFSGHHVTPKGDVVGPDVWEASKDRWLPTEADKVHVQSLMRPVYEPGKIAGWIAPPTNGINDKPFEYEYVHFA; encoded by the coding sequence ATGAGCATCGACTACAGCGAGAAGATCCCCAACAACGTCGACCTCGCCGGCGACCGCAAGCTCCAGCGCGCCCTGGAGAGCTGGCAGCCCAACTTCATCAACTGGTGGAAGACCATGGGCCCGGCCGTCCCCACCGAGGACGTCTACCTGCGCACCGCCGTCGACGTCGGCCGCGAGGGCTGGGCCCAGTTCGGCCACGTCGCCATGGAGGAGTACCGCTGGGGGGTCTTCCTCTCCGAGCACAACGCCGACCGCAAGATCGCCTTCGGCGAGCAGAAGGGCCAGCCCGTCTGGCAGCAGGTCCCCGGCGAGTTCCGCGCCGAGCTGCAGCGCCTCATCGTCATCCAGGGCGACACCGAACCCGCCTCGGTCGAGCAGCAGCGCCGCCTGGGCGAGACCGCCCCCTCCCTCTACGACCTGCGCAACCTCTTCCAGGTCAACGTCGAGGAGGGCCGCCACCTCTGGGCGATGGTCTACCTGCTGCACGCCTACTTCGGGCGCAACGGCCGCGAGGAGGCCGAGGCGCTGCTGCAGCGCAACTCCGGCGACCTCGACAGCCCCCGCATCCTCGGGGCGTTCAACGAGGAGACCCCGGACTGGCTGTCGTTCTTCATGTTCACCTACTTCACCGACCGCGACGGCAAGTACCAGCTCGGCACGCTCAAGGAGTCCGCGTTCGACCCCCTGAGCCGCACCTGCGAGTTCATGCTCAAGGAGGAGGCCCACCACATGTTCGTGGGCACCACCGGCATCGACCGCGTCGTCACCCGCACCGCCGAGCTCATGCGCGAGCACGACACCGACGACATCGCCCCGCACGGCGGCATCCCGCTCGACGTCATCCAGAAGTACGTCAACTTCCACTACTCGGTCAGCCTCGACCTCTTCGGGTCGGAGAAGTCGACCAACGCCGCCAACTACTTCACCGCCGGGCTCAAGGGCCGCTGGCAGGAGGAGCGCCGCAAGGACGACCACGTCCTCACCGAGGACGCCGCGCACGTCGACCTCGTCCGCGACGGCGTCGTCACCACCGAGGAGGTCTCCGCCCTCGTCGCGCTCAACCACGACCTGCGCAATGAGTACGTCCAGGACTGCGCCACCGGCATGAAGCGCTGGAACCGCGTGCTGGAGAAGGCCGGCCTCGACCACCGCCTGTCCCTGCCCCACGTCGGCTTCAACCGCGAGGTCGGCCTGTTCTCCGGGCACCACGTCACCCCCAAGGGCGACGTCGTCGGGCCGGACGTGTGGGAGGCCAGCAAGGACCGCTGGCTGCCCACGGAGGCCGACAAGGTGCACGTCCAGTCGCTGATGCGCCCGGTCTACGAGCCCGGCAAGATCGCCGGCTGGATCGCGCCGCCGACCAACGGCATCAACGACAAGCCGTTCGAGTACGAGTACGTGCACTTCGCCTGA
- a CDS encoding alpha/beta fold hydrolase gives MRRSVTAVLTAGLLAAGVLVAPLAQASPAPQPPPGFVPAPVVWGPCEASALVSAGAECGFVAVPLDHDDPAGPTIEIAVSRVVHTTPESQGVMLVNPGGPGGSGLSLALLGGGVPNGAGAAYDWIGFDPRGVGSSRPALSCIPEYSGFNRPDYRPEAGTEQAWLDRSRSYAEACATNGGELLDHLKSIDTVRDMDVLRAALGQEQINYYGFSYGTYLGQVYATLYPERVRRLVMDGVVDVRNIWYQANLNQDVAFERNIGAFFDWIAKNDAVYGLGTSGDEVEALYYSVQDDLRAAPAGGIGPAEWNDLFLSAGYNVLAYPGIAQAFSAYVRNGDVAALEEAYGFDPAAPDDNGYAIYLAVQCTDLPWPDYDQVRADNTRVDAVAPFETWANAWFNGPCTFWPARAGTPVEVDGSGVTSALLLSETFDGATPFGGALHARELFPNAVLVEGVGGFTHSASMSGVACTDTIVADYLATGALPARQPGSGRSDVQCDPLPQPEPPAPAAAAS, from the coding sequence GTGCGCAGATCCGTGACGGCCGTGCTGACGGCCGGGCTGCTGGCCGCGGGGGTGCTGGTGGCGCCGCTGGCGCAGGCCTCCCCGGCGCCGCAACCTCCGCCCGGGTTCGTGCCCGCACCGGTGGTGTGGGGGCCGTGCGAGGCCTCGGCGCTCGTGTCGGCGGGGGCCGAGTGCGGGTTCGTCGCGGTCCCGCTCGACCACGACGACCCGGCCGGCCCGACCATCGAGATCGCGGTCTCGCGCGTCGTCCACACGACGCCGGAGTCGCAGGGCGTCATGCTCGTCAACCCCGGCGGTCCGGGCGGTTCGGGCCTGTCGCTCGCGCTGCTCGGCGGCGGCGTGCCGAACGGGGCCGGTGCGGCCTACGACTGGATCGGGTTCGACCCGCGCGGCGTCGGCTCCAGCCGCCCCGCGCTGAGCTGCATCCCCGAGTACAGCGGGTTCAACCGGCCCGACTACCGGCCCGAGGCAGGCACCGAGCAGGCCTGGCTCGACCGGTCGCGGTCCTACGCCGAGGCGTGCGCGACCAACGGCGGCGAGCTGCTCGACCACCTGAAGAGCATCGACACCGTCCGCGACATGGACGTCCTGCGCGCCGCCCTGGGCCAGGAGCAGATCAACTACTACGGCTTCTCCTACGGCACCTACCTGGGCCAGGTGTACGCCACGCTGTACCCCGAGCGGGTCCGGCGCCTGGTGATGGACGGCGTCGTCGACGTCCGCAACATCTGGTACCAGGCCAACCTCAACCAGGACGTCGCGTTCGAGCGCAACATCGGCGCGTTCTTCGACTGGATCGCGAAGAACGACGCGGTCTACGGCCTGGGCACGTCCGGCGACGAGGTCGAGGCGCTCTACTACTCCGTGCAGGACGACCTCCGGGCGGCGCCCGCGGGCGGCATCGGGCCGGCGGAGTGGAACGACCTGTTCCTCAGCGCCGGCTACAACGTCCTCGCCTACCCCGGCATCGCGCAGGCCTTCTCCGCCTACGTGAGGAACGGCGACGTGGCGGCGCTCGAGGAGGCCTACGGCTTCGACCCGGCCGCCCCGGACGACAACGGCTACGCGATCTACCTCGCCGTGCAGTGCACCGACCTGCCGTGGCCGGACTACGACCAGGTGCGCGCCGACAACACCCGCGTCGACGCGGTGGCCCCGTTCGAGACCTGGGCCAACGCCTGGTTCAACGGCCCCTGCACGTTCTGGCCGGCGCGGGCGGGCACGCCCGTGGAGGTCGACGGCAGCGGTGTGACCAGCGCGCTGCTGCTCAGCGAGACCTTCGACGGCGCCACGCCCTTCGGCGGCGCGCTCCACGCCCGCGAGCTCTTCCCGAACGCGGTGCTCGTCGAGGGCGTCGGCGGCTTCACGCACTCGGCCTCGATGTCGGGCGTCGCGTGCACCGACACGATCGTCGCCGACTACCTGGCCACCGGTGCCCTGCCGGCGCGCCAGCCCGGGAGCGGCCGGTCGGACGTGCAGTGCGACCCGCTGCCCCAGCCCGAGCCGCCGGCCCCGGCCGCGGCCGCCTCCTGA
- a CDS encoding LLM class flavin-dependent oxidoreductase, with amino-acid sequence MTERMGVAVHGGTLTTAVNAAVRAEERGFESVWTTEFYDRSATVSLAAMALRTSRITVASGIAYAVGRSPLVLAAEARDLAELSGDRLVLGLGTGTRTMQRDWHGVDGASPAPRMEELVPLLRRIWTMDAAGVQHEGRFYRMALHPTAAMTPRPPLPVYLAGFNARMVQAAGAVADGLVGHPIFTRRYVEEVVRPALAAGAARTGRPADVPVAGYVITSVAEDGDRARRDAAGQIAFYTVVRTYAPLVELEGFTAEVAAIRDAWKARDHDGMIAAVSPAMLDRMAVAGTPDEVRDRMPGFHGLYDRLLCYIPSYGLSDGEIGERLDAAIDTFGS; translated from the coding sequence ATGACGGAGCGGATGGGTGTGGCGGTCCACGGCGGCACGCTGACGACGGCGGTGAACGCCGCGGTGCGGGCCGAGGAGCGCGGCTTCGAGTCGGTCTGGACCACCGAGTTCTACGACCGCTCGGCCACCGTCTCGCTCGCCGCGATGGCGCTGCGCACCTCGCGGATCACGGTGGCGTCGGGCATCGCCTACGCCGTGGGCCGCAGCCCGCTCGTCCTCGCCGCCGAGGCCCGTGACCTCGCCGAGCTGTCCGGCGACCGGCTCGTCCTGGGCCTGGGCACCGGCACCCGCACCATGCAGCGCGACTGGCACGGCGTCGACGGGGCCTCGCCCGCCCCGCGCATGGAGGAGCTCGTGCCCCTGCTGCGCCGGATCTGGACGATGGACGCCGCCGGCGTGCAGCACGAGGGCCGCTTCTACCGGATGGCGCTGCACCCCACCGCCGCGATGACGCCCCGCCCGCCGCTGCCCGTGTACCTCGCCGGCTTCAACGCGCGGATGGTGCAGGCCGCGGGCGCCGTCGCCGACGGGCTGGTCGGGCACCCGATCTTCACCCGCCGCTACGTCGAGGAGGTCGTGCGGCCCGCGCTCGCCGCCGGGGCCGCGCGCACCGGCCGCCCCGCCGACGTCCCGGTGGCCGGCTACGTGATCACCAGCGTGGCCGAGGACGGCGACCGCGCCCGCCGCGACGCCGCCGGCCAGATCGCCTTCTACACCGTCGTGCGGACCTACGCGCCGCTCGTCGAGCTGGAGGGGTTCACCGCCGAGGTCGCCGCCATCCGCGACGCGTGGAAGGCCCGCGACCACGACGGGATGATCGCCGCCGTCAGCCCGGCGATGCTCGACCGGATGGCCGTCGCCGGCACGCCCGACGAGGTCCGTGACCGGATGCCCGGCTTCCACGGGCTCTACGACCGCCTGCTCTGCTACATCCCCAGCTACGGCCTGTCCGACGGCGAGATCGGCGAGCGCCTCGACGCCGCGATCGACACGTTCGGGTCCTGA